A genomic window from Ascaphus truei isolate aAscTru1 chromosome 1, aAscTru1.hap1, whole genome shotgun sequence includes:
- the CEP120 gene encoding centrosomal protein of 120 kDa isoform X2, with protein sequence MGYQSDQLLIVVSILEGRHFPKRSRHLLVVEAKFDGEQLSTDPVPHLEQPEFATELAWELDRKSLHQHRLQRTPIKLQCFALDSLTSAKESVGYVVLDLRAAQEKKQAPKWHPLLSSKYTKFKPEIQINVTLETDTKPTVDSFRAKEAPPRNSKVPGERSGLDPKSLVSILNEAEGYHQIGPADYCRDYFILSVTVAFATQLEQLIPSTLRLPEPQPEFFFYYSLLGNDVTNEPFTNLINPDFEPERASVRIRSSADVLCMYLAVQPKLQIHLCCGDQSLGSTEIPLTGLLPKVSTELQHHPVVLEGAFILNPPNRAKQNLSSVPLEMSPTIGVSVALQKEAIQQPSHHPKEQPENLLTARGPSTPPNQSDSPKEGPCALPPKPPLFSNSPPTKDEATESEIESLKSDKDVQGLQRNGSCKEDHQPICEELASSKPPIKSKSPMPSELPLSITRSLVPASQSVLDVARSVSESASVQKIAVPPAAHHFCFSVDLRSIHNTDAGYPVNCMLRYCYPFFGSASPIMTNPPVEVRKNMEVFLPQSYCAFDFATLPHQLQDTFFRLPLLVEVWHKDRMAKDLLLGVARLQLSNVLTCEKTRFLGPHSDQCWRQTFSERTCVTPIDGASNQIAELSYTIILEDYGLVKIREVVVSESSESSVPQKVSPPAKPPHAAEPPPEPRQTLEYKAALELEMWKEMQEDLFVNQLKKKELAHMQALAEEWKRRDREREALVKKKVTEYTVLEEQLQKALADLDKRERHLASDEIELKKVKSELQLDGERGVQDRQDSIRRVREDCIHQIELERSKAKQLEEDKLRLQQQPSFMEVVFLKICFLSVDTRFMD encoded by the exons ATGGGGTACCAGTCAGACCAGCTGCTCATCGTGGTGTCCATCCTGGAGG GGCGCCATTTTCCTAAGCGCTCGAGGCACCTGCTTGTTGTAGAAGCCAAATTCGATGGGGAGCAGCTGTCTACAGATCCAGTACCCCACTTGGAGCAACCAGAATTTGCCACAGAGTTAGCCTGGGAACTTGACAGGAAATCACTTCATCAACACAG GCTGCAGCGCACTCCTATTAAGCTCCAGTGCTTTGCCTTGGATAGCTTAACATCAGCAAAAGAGTCTGTGGGATATGTGGTGTTGGACTTAAGAGCTGCTCAAGAAAAGAAACAG GCACCAAAATGGCATCCATTACTGAGCAGCAAGTACACCAAATTTAAACCAGAAATACAGATTAATGTTACACTGGAAACTGACACCAAACCTACAGTGGATAGTTTCAGAGCAAAAGAAGCTCCTCCAAGAAACAGTAAAG TTCCTGGTGAACGGTCTGGGTTGGACCCAAAGAGCCTTGTTTCTATACTGAATGAAGCCGAGGGCTACCATCAGATTGGTCCCGCTGACTACTGCAGGGACTACTTCATTCTCTCTGTAACGGTTGCTTTTGCAACACAGCTGGAGCAG TTAATTCCCAGCACTTTGAGGCTCCCAGAACCGCAGCCAGAATTTTTCTTCTACTACTCCTTGCTGGGAAATGATGTCACAAATGAGCCCTTCACCAATTTGATCAATCCAGACTTTGAGCCCGAGAGAGCATCGGTTAGAATACGTAGCAGTGCAGACGTGCTGTGCATGTATCTAGCTGTGCAGCCCAAACTTCAG atACATCTTTGCTGTGGGGATCAGTCTCTTGGCAGCACAGAAATCCCTTTAACAGGATTACTACCAAAAGTCAGCACAGAATTACAGCACCACCCAGTGGTTCTTGAAGGTGCTTTCATCCTTAATCCACCTAATCGAGCTAAACAAAATCTGTCGTCTGTTCCACTGGAAATGTCCCCTACTATTGGAGTGTCAGTTGCTCTGCAAAAGGAAGCAATTCAACAG CCTTCTCATCACCCAAAGGAACAACCTGAAAACCTATTAACTGCAAGAGGTCCATCTACACCACCAAACCAGTCTGACAGTCCAAAGGAAGGACCCTGTGCCTTGCCACCTAAGCCTCCACTGTTCAGCAACTCCCCTCCAACCAAAGATGAAGCTACGGAAAGTGAAATTGAGAGCTTAAAGTCAGATAAGGATGTACAAGGCCTGCAGAGGA ATGGATCTTGCAAGGAGGACCACCAACCTATATGTGAAGAACTAGCATCTTCTAAACCCCCAATCAAATCAAAGTCTCCAATGCCTTCTGAGCTTCCTCTTTCAA TCACCCGTTCTCTAGTACCTGCTTCGCAAAGCGTTTTGGATGTGGCCAGGAGTGTTTCAGAATCGGCCTCTGTACAGAAAATAGCCGTGCCTCCTGCTGCACACCATTTTTGTTTTTCCGTTGATTTGAGAAGTATCCACAACACGGATGCCGGGTATCCTGTAAACTGTATGCTGAG ATACTGTTACCCATTTTTTGGTAGTGCTTCTCCTATCATGACGAACCCGCCAGTGGAAGTGCGGAAGAACATGGAGGTCTTTCTTCCACAGTCTTACTGTGCGTTTGACTTTGCAACGTTGCCTCATCAACTACAGGATACCTTCTTCAG ACTTCCGCTGCTGGTCGAAGTGTGGCACAAGGATAGAATGGCAAAAGACCTTCTGCTTGGAGTAGCAAGACTTCAGCTTTCCAATGTTTTGACATGTGAAAAAACACGCTTCTTAGGCCCTCACAGTGACCAGTGCTGGAGACAGACCTTTAGTGAAAGGACCTGTGTTACACCCATAGATGG AGCCAGCAACCAAATAGCTGAACTCTCTTATACTATAATTTTGGAGGACTATGGTCTTGTGAAAATACGTGAAGTTGTGGTGTCCGAGTCATCTGAG AGCTCTGTACCTCAGAAGGTTTCTCCTCCAGCTAAACCTCCACATGCTGCAGAACCTCCTCCAGAGCCACGACAAACTCTTGAATACAAAGCAGCGCTTGAGTTGGAAATGTGGAAAGAAATGCAAGAGGACCTTTTTGTAAACCAG TTAAAAAAGAAGGAATTGGCCCACATGCAGGCCCTGGCAGAAGAGTGGAAACGAAGAGACCGAGAAAGGGAGGCATTAGTAAAGAAAAAG GTGACGGAATACACAGTTCTGGAAGAACAATTACAGAAAGCTTTGGCTGATTTGGATAAGCGAGAACGGCACCTTGCAAGTGATGAAATTGAG TTAAAGAAAGTAAAATCAGAGCTCCAATTAGATGGTGAGCGTGGTGTACAGGATCGGCAGGACTCTATCAGACGAGTGCGAGAAGACTGTATACATCAAATAGAACTAGAGAGGTCAAAGGCCAAGCAGCTGGAGGAGGACAAACTCCGCCTGCAGCAGCAG ccatCATTTATGGAAGTGGTGTTTTTGAAGATCTGTTTTCTGTCTGTAGACACAAGGTTCATGGACTGA